The following DNA comes from Vigna radiata var. radiata cultivar VC1973A chromosome 4, Vradiata_ver6, whole genome shotgun sequence.
TATGTTTTGAAGAATACtatcatttgttgtttttttctaaatgaaCTCATGCTATCTAAATGTCGGGAATCTTTACTTAGCTTTCTTAACGAACATCAcaccatattttcaaaaatataacaGGAGCCTATATCAGAACTCCCCTACTCAAGACTGATAATTACAGGAAAAAAAGTGACAGAGCCCACCCGTTCTTCCAAGAGTCAATAACTAACAATAAGCATACTCTACCCTTATCCACATGCAAGGGTGTATGACACCAAAATCAAACTCGAAACTCAACTCAACTACTGCAAATGCACAAAAAGAGCATTATTCATGattgttattatcattattaattcCAATTATTCACCTGAAATTCACTCTCTGCGGCGACGCAACCTCAATACTGGATCGAACAAAGAAAACGCCATCGGGGGGAAATGTTATGACGTTGTTAAGCGTCCCATTCCGAACATCTATGACCTGCAACACGTCGCCGGCTCGGGTTCCAAACAAGGGAGCCTTCTCGATAATGAAGAGCTGCTCCTTCTCTGTCGTCCACAGCAGCCGCCACGTCGCCGACAGAGACTCACCGGTGGTGACGGAGCCAGCGCCTACGGCGGCCATCGCGTCGATGGCTTCAACTATCGCCGCTCGCTTCAAGGGGTCGCTCTGCGTCCGGAGGCCGCGGTCCTGGTCGGCTATGAGGGCGAGAAGGTGCTCCTTGGCGGATCGGGATTGGGTCGTGGCGGAGGAGCAGGTGAACCTCCGGTGAGAGTAGCGCGGGCCAGGGAGTTTAGTGGTGAAGGAGTTGGGAATAAGGAGGGTGGCCATGGACATGGGTGGTTGCGATGATTGACTTCCATGGGCCTGTGGAGGGAGTGAACTTGAAAGAATTGGCGGTTGAGAACCCAAATTTCACACAGGGGAAGATATTGTGGGAGCCACGTGGAATGCACGTGGATATTAATCATGTGAGATTTTCCAATTCTGAATTTTGTGAGTAGATTAAGCGTACACTTCCACGCTCAATATGCCCAATATTAGatcaacaaatacaaaaaatcttaattaatattattttatttctaaaatgatTTCTGATATTTTGGTCGGCCTGTTTCTGTGTGTCCGAGGAAATCTACTTATAAGGATATCCACATTCGAGTCAATAACTATTTGAATAAATAGTGATTATCATATAATTATGCTCCCACTAATAATACTATGTATTAATATTCCTTTTATTCCTATAAGCAACAAATGAATAAGTTTTCATACTTGTTAATGGATTCGGTTATAATAAATAGGCTATATGtttatatcatataatataaattatctatttaaatattatcctTCCTTAAATAAGGAGGTTAATATTAAGTATAGATCTTATAATCGGATCCTATTCTTATTTAATCAATTTGGACCTGATAATGACAACATGATAAAGGTCAAGTACTTATATAAGGTTCTCGAGCTTAAAAGTCAATAATTTTGCAGGTGAATTAAACTGttaaatgaatgaatttatatatttttttaaccattttctttcttataacCATTTAAAACGACATAATATTTGGCACACCAAACACAAAATTAAcctaacatttaaattattaaatgaacgAGTTGCTCTAAATTCGAGACCAATCACTTTCCTTTCTATAATAGTTTAAAACGCCTAATATTTGGCACAATGAACACACAATCAACccaatattatatttcaataaccGAAGCACAAGATCAGCCCAATGTTCAATCCATCATTGGTCTTTATGTAAGCGCAAGATCGACTTTCCCTTATTTTGAGTGTACAGTCGAGACACTTAATCCTTTTCCAATTTCTCCTTTACGGCTGATCGTTCAATTAGTCTTTTTTCGTTCAAATTTGTTCGGAAGGGTACTTGTCAAAGATTCTCCGATATTAAAGTAAGTGAAATGTTTGTTCGATAatcaaagaataatattaaatacgCAATTAATGAAATCCAACTACCTCATACATTTGACCTGTATATATAGGGTTGATTATGGGTTTGGATTAGAGAAACCTTAATCAGGATCCAATCATGGCCTAATAACTCTTAATTCCGACTTACcttaatcttatttattaatcCAACCATCAAGCTCGCCTTGCCGCTCAGCGTTGTCTGGTAACGTAGTTGTTAGGGGAACGCCCGTCTTAGCCGTCCAGGCACCCTAGCACACCAAGCCCTAGACGATTTATGGTCgtaggattttttttattttatttttttataaggtgGGACCTGGTTTGGCTCAGCATTTTT
Coding sequences within:
- the LOC106759569 gene encoding probable plastid-lipid-associated protein 11 isoform X2; this encodes MSMATLLIPNSFTTKLPGPRYSHRRFTCSSATTQSRSAKEHLLALIADQDRGLRTQSDPLKRAAIVEAIDAMAAVGAGSVTTGESLSATWRLLWTTEKEQLFIIEKAPLFGTRAGDVLQVIDVRNGTLNNVITFPPDGVFFVRSSIEVASPQRVNFRFDTVYLDDDLRVVKDIRGDYLVVDRASYNWKE
- the LOC106759569 gene encoding probable plastid-lipid-associated protein 11 isoform X1, encoding MSMATLLIPNSFTTKLPGPRYSHRRFTCSSATTQSRSAKEHLLALIADQDRGLRTQSDPLKRAAIVEAIDAMAAVGAGSVTTGESLSATWRLLWTTEKEQLFIIEKAPLFGTRAGDVLQVIDVRNGTLNNVITFPPDGVFFVRSSIEVASPQRVNFRFTSAVLRGKNWEIPLPPFGQGWFDTVYLDDDLRVVKDIRGDYLVVDRASYNWKE